Genomic DNA from Vicinamibacteria bacterium:
TTCCTCGAGAGCCACGTGGAAAAAGCGCTCGACCTTCATGCCCGGCTATCTTATCGACCGTTGGCTGCGAGGGCGAGGACGTGTTCCTGACTGGCGCTCGTCGCCGCGCTCGGGTAACGTTCTTGCGTGCACGAGCCCACGTTTCTGGTCGACCTAGCACTGGTGTTGGGAGTGGGCGCCGTCACGAGCGTCGTGGCCCGGCTGTTGCATCAGCCATCCATACTCGGTTACCTCGCCGCCGGTCTCATCGTCGGCCCTTACATCCCGCTGCCGTTCTTTGCGGATCCCGAGCGCATCCAGGCGATGGCCGAGTTCGGCGTGGTTCTCGTCATGTTCGCGCTGGGTCTCGAGTTTCGCGTGGCGAAGCTCGTTCGGGTGCTGCCCGTCGCCGGGCTCACGGCTCTGCTTCAGATGAGCGCGTTGATCTGGGCGGGTTTCTCTCTCGGGAGGGTGCTCGGATGGAGCGTTGTCGAATCGTCCTTTCTCGGTGCCTCGATCGCGATTTCCAGCACGATGGTGGTCAGTCGGGTTTTCGATCAGCAGCCCGTTGGGCGCGACGTTCGTGAGATGGTGCTCGGTGTGCTGATCCTGCAGGACGTCGGCGCGATCGCGCTGATCGCCTTGATGACCGCGGTGGCGACCGGGGGCACGATGGATCCGAACGATCTGGTGGCGACACTGGGCTGGCTCTTCGTAGCCCTTGCGGGGATGCTCGGCGTCGGGATGCTCATCGTGCCACGCGCGATTCGGGCGGTGGCAAAGTTGAAGAGCGGGGAGATATTGACGGTCTTCTCCATCGGACTGTGCTTCGTTCTCGCGGTGCTCGCTGAACGCCTCGGCTATTCGGTCGCGCTCGGCTCGTTTCTCGCCGGCATCCTGGTCGCCGAGTCTGGCCATTCGCCCGCTGTCGAGAAGAGCGTCCAATCGGTTCGTGACATGTTCGCCGCCATCTTCTTCGTATCGATCGGGATGACGGTCGATCCGGGGCAGGCGATGGAGAGCTTGCCCGCGGCGCTCCTCGTCTTCCTCGTGGTGGTCGTCGGCCAGTTCGCCGCCGTATCCGTTGCCGGGATTCTGTCGGGCAACGGCCTGCGCCGCTCGATTACCGCGGGCCTCGCCCTGGGGCAGATCGGAGAGTTCGCATTCATCCTGGGCGCGATCGGGGTGAGTGCCGGCGTGGTCGAAGTGGCTCTCCAGCCCATCCTCGTGACGGTCGCAATCGGAACCGCCTTCACCACTCCGTTGCTGCTCGCTGCCGCGCCCCGCTGGGTGCAGGCTGTCGATCGGCTCCTGCCTCATCGCGCCCAGTGGCTTCTGGGCATGT
This window encodes:
- a CDS encoding cation:proton antiporter, with the protein product MHEPTFLVDLALVLGVGAVTSVVARLLHQPSILGYLAAGLIVGPYIPLPFFADPERIQAMAEFGVVLVMFALGLEFRVAKLVRVLPVAGLTALLQMSALIWAGFSLGRVLGWSVVESSFLGASIAISSTMVVSRVFDQQPVGRDVREMVLGVLILQDVGAIALIALMTAVATGGTMDPNDLVATLGWLFVALAGMLGVGMLIVPRAIRAVAKLKSGEILTVFSIGLCFVLAVLAERLGYSVALGSFLAGILVAESGHSPAVEKSVQSVRDMFAAIFFVSIGMTVDPGQAMESLPAALLVFLVVVVGQFAAVSVAGILSGNGLRRSITAGLALGQIGEFAFILGAIGVSAGVVEVALQPILVTVAIGTAFTTPLLLAAAPRWVQAVDRLLPHRAQWLLGMYESWLGRMRRALDNPRSSRKVGRALRAIAFDAVALDIVFALTAALYDSGGVWFASRLSTSAAGGHIAVIVLAVIVAAPLVAGLVRNANALSKLAGESLLSSAKGGAAVATRIASHTLRALILLSVLLGVVLPSIAVLRPIYGGPYVALGLCLLVAAVGVYLWRNAGAMAS